One genomic window of Motacilla alba alba isolate MOTALB_02 chromosome 3, Motacilla_alba_V1.0_pri, whole genome shotgun sequence includes the following:
- the TTC32 gene encoding tetratricopeptide repeat protein 32, producing the protein MAGEAAALLAAARAELRARRLSAAEELFSRFIARSPAGARSDLATALNDRGQVRYLRVEFAAAVQDFTAAIECQPGFEVPYYNRGLVRYRLGDFDEAMKDFRKVLELNPQFEDAALSLKQAILDKEEKEKRGY; encoded by the exons ATggcgggggaggcggcggcgctgctggcggcggcgcgggcggagCTGCGGGCGCGGCGGCTCTCGGCGGCCGAGGAGCTCTTCAGCCGCTTCAtcgcccgcagccccgcggg TGCCCGCAGCGACCTCGCCACGGCGCTCAACGACCGCGGGCAGGTGCGGTACCTGCGCGTGGAGTTCGCCGCCGCCGTGCAGGACTTCACGGCCGCCATCGAGTGCCAGCCCGGCTTCGAGGTGCCCTACTACAACCGCGGGCTGGTGCGCTACCGGCTGG GAGACTTTGATGAGGCCATGAAAGATTTCAGGAAAGTATTAGAGTTAAACCCCCAGTTTGAAGATGCTGCATTGAGTCTAAAACAGGCTATTCttgataaagaagaaaaagagaagcgGGGTTATTGA